A section of the Drosophila sechellia strain sech25 chromosome 3L, ASM438219v1, whole genome shotgun sequence genome encodes:
- the LOC6610965 gene encoding U6 snRNA-associated Sm-like protein LSm5, giving the protein MTAVPPPSNISTLMPLELVDKCIGSRIHIIMKNDKEMVGTLLGFDDFVNMLLDDVTEYENTPDGRRITKLDQILLNGNNITMLVPGGELAE; this is encoded by the exons ATGACTGCCGTTCCACCCCCCTCCAACATCTCAACCCTGATGCCATTGG AATTGGTGGACAAATGCATCGGTTCCCGCATCCACATTATCATGAAGAACGACAAGGAGATGGTGGGCACTCTCCTGGGATTCGATGACTTTGTGAATATGCTTTTAGACGACGTTACGGAGTATGAGAATACGCCCGATGGACGCCGCATCACAAAACTGGATCAGATTCTGCTCAACGGCAACAACATCACAATG TTGGTGCCTGGCGGAGAGTTGGCTGAGTAG